A section of the Centropristis striata isolate RG_2023a ecotype Rhode Island chromosome 7, C.striata_1.0, whole genome shotgun sequence genome encodes:
- the LOC131975328 gene encoding coiled-coil domain-containing protein 157-like → MYLIAYFQGTGNYLLDMEQQLQANNIRIKTLEQENTTLHTSLVKLRDRAQNNASREASPQQAWSVSLPSTPVEKQQHHLTQMQKSPLQSSSAAGLGYSNSRREARRGESGLESAGSEDRVSAAPASPSSLQLHLQTLHLNTGSTASKSHTKTRSGSFLFHSRSSNQKK, encoded by the exons ATGTATTTGATTGCCTATTTTCAAGGTACAGGAAATTATCTGTTGGATatggagcagcagctgcaggcaAATAACATTCGTATAAAAACTCTGGAGCAGGAAAACACCACCCTGCACACCAGCCTTGTGAAACTGAGGGACAGAGCACAAAATAATGCCTCCAGG GAAGCCTCACCTCAGCAGGCATGGAGCGTCTCTCTGCCCAGCACACCggtagaaaaacaacaacatcacctGACACAAATGCAAAAGAGTCCATT GCAGAGCAGCAGCGCAGCAGGGCTGGGATACAGTAACAGCAGGAGGGAAGCAAGGCGAGGGGAAAGTGGTCTGGAGTCAGCCGGGTCAGAGGATCGTGTGTCCGCTGCCCCCGCCTCCCCCTCATCTCTGCAACTTCACCTACAAACACTCCACCTCAACACAGGCTCCACTGCTTCTAAAAGCCACACAAAAACACGCAGTGGGTCTTTCCTCTTTCACTCCAGAAGCTCgaatcagaaaaaataa